In the genome of Lacerta agilis isolate rLacAgi1 chromosome 2, rLacAgi1.pri, whole genome shotgun sequence, one region contains:
- the LOC117041445 gene encoding zinc-binding protein A33-like isoform X1 produces the protein MEGDAASQGLPQLAGSARRSATAGQARRAGEVKVGAPGPRVRGAQGTKAQERAAGWGSGRGERHPGQAEMAHRSGEQSLREELTCAICYDLFRDPVMLECMHHFCRECIQSYWDRSSKVATCPQCRQKFPTRSFRPQYLVSGVVETVRRCTSEEHKKKMQTHLQEAFQSCQVECEKLMRMKHAAEENICTLLTTSREVNSKIRAEFEYLHQILQEEERAVLTGLAREEEQWLMKLDGDATRLSMAITELKKSMEHIQQKLDELGNSLLLEVENVSVRPAVQVNELTAFNVELHKDRYDGPLQFIFWRRMLKSICTAPAPLTLDPESAHPNLVLSKDLTAVTERKTPQSVPRSTSRFLQCVNVLAKESFESGRHYWEVWVGTKTKWDLGVAADSVDRAARVKLCPKNGYWAIRLREKSRYWAAAAPWVCLNPGHLVRKVGVLLDCRARKVAFYNAEDMSLLFTFHQARARRFYPFFSTCFGDGENAEPMRICHLNL, from the exons ATGGAGGGCGACGCAGCCTCCCAGGGCCTGCCCCAATTGGCGGGGAGCGCCCGTCGCTCAGCCACCGCGGGGCAGGCGCGCCGTGCAGGGGAAGTGAAAGTTGGAGCGCCTGGGCCGAGAGTCCGTGGGGCGCAGGGAACCAAAGCGCAAGAGCGGGCGGCGGGTTGGGGCTCCGGCAGAGGAGAGCGGCATCCCGGTCAGGCG GAAATGGCCCATAGGAGCGGGGAGCAGAGCCTTCGGGAAGAGCTGACCTGTGCCATCTGCTATGATCTGTTTCGAGACCCAGTCATGCTGGAATGCATGCACCATTTTTGCAGGGAGTGCATCCAGAGCTATTGGGATAGGAGCTCAAAAGTTGCCACCTGCCCCCAATGCCGGCAAAAGTTCCCCACCAGGTCCTTCCGTCCCCAGTACCTTGTTTCTGGAGTAGTGGAGACAGTTCGGAGGTGCACCTCTGAGGAACACAAGAAAAAAATGCAG ACACACCTCCAAGAGGCATTTCAGTCTTGCCAGGTGGAGTGTGAGAAGCTGATGAGGATGAAGCATGCAGCTGAAGAGAACATCTGCACCCTGCTG ACAACATCTCGTGAAGTGAACTCCAAGATCCGGGCAGAATTTGAGTATCTCCATCAGATTTtgcaagaggaagagagagcTGTGCTGACGGGGCTGGCCAGAGAGGAAGAACAGTGGTTGATGAAGCTGGACGGAGATGCCACACGTCTCAGTATGGCGATAACTGAGCTGAAGAAGAGCATGGAGCACATTCAGCAAAAGCTTGATGAGCTGGGGAACTCGTTGCTGCTGGAG gtgGAAAATGTGTCTGTTAG GCCAGCAGTGCAGGTGAACGAGTTGACCGCCTTTAATGTAGAGCTCCACAAGGACCGGTATGACGGACCCCTGCAGTTTATATTTTGGAGAAGGATGCTGAAATCAATCTGCACAG CTCCTGCTCCTCTGACCTTGGACCCTGAATCGGCTCACCCTAACCTTGTCCTCTCCAAAGACCTGACGGCAGTGACAGAGAGGAAGACACCCCAGTCTGTGCCCAGAAGCACCAGCCGTTTCCTGCAGTGTGTGAACGTGCTGGCGAAGGAGTCCTTTGAGAGTGGAAGACATTACTGGGAGGTGTGGGTGGGCACCAAGACCAAGTGGGACCTGGGAGTGGCAGCGGACTCAGTGGACCGGGCAGCAAGAGTCAAGCTATGCCCCAAGAATGGCTACTGGGCTATACGGCTGCGGGAGAAGTCCCGTTATTGGGCTGCAGCTGCTCCCTGGGTGTGCCTGAATCCTGGGCACTTGGTGAGAAAAGTAGGTGTCCTGCTGGACTGCAGGGCAAGGAAGGTGGCCTTTTATAATGCCGAGGACATGTCCCTTCTCTTCACCTTCCACCAGGCCAGGGCACGCAGGTTCTACCCTTTCTTCAGCACTTGTTTCGGCGATGGTGAGAATGCAGAGCCCATGAGGATCTGCCACCTGAACCTCTAG
- the LOC117041445 gene encoding zinc-binding protein A33-like isoform X2, which produces MEGDAASQGLPQLAGSARRSATAGQARRAGEVKVGAPGPRVRGAQGTKAQERAAGWGSGRGERHPGQAEMAHRSGEQSLREELTCAICYDLFRDPVMLECMHHFCRECIQSYWDRSSKVATCPQCRQKFPTRSFRPQYLVSGVVETVRRCTSEEHKKKMQTTSREVNSKIRAEFEYLHQILQEEERAVLTGLAREEEQWLMKLDGDATRLSMAITELKKSMEHIQQKLDELGNSLLLEVENVSVRPAVQVNELTAFNVELHKDRYDGPLQFIFWRRMLKSICTAPAPLTLDPESAHPNLVLSKDLTAVTERKTPQSVPRSTSRFLQCVNVLAKESFESGRHYWEVWVGTKTKWDLGVAADSVDRAARVKLCPKNGYWAIRLREKSRYWAAAAPWVCLNPGHLVRKVGVLLDCRARKVAFYNAEDMSLLFTFHQARARRFYPFFSTCFGDGENAEPMRICHLNL; this is translated from the exons ATGGAGGGCGACGCAGCCTCCCAGGGCCTGCCCCAATTGGCGGGGAGCGCCCGTCGCTCAGCCACCGCGGGGCAGGCGCGCCGTGCAGGGGAAGTGAAAGTTGGAGCGCCTGGGCCGAGAGTCCGTGGGGCGCAGGGAACCAAAGCGCAAGAGCGGGCGGCGGGTTGGGGCTCCGGCAGAGGAGAGCGGCATCCCGGTCAGGCG GAAATGGCCCATAGGAGCGGGGAGCAGAGCCTTCGGGAAGAGCTGACCTGTGCCATCTGCTATGATCTGTTTCGAGACCCAGTCATGCTGGAATGCATGCACCATTTTTGCAGGGAGTGCATCCAGAGCTATTGGGATAGGAGCTCAAAAGTTGCCACCTGCCCCCAATGCCGGCAAAAGTTCCCCACCAGGTCCTTCCGTCCCCAGTACCTTGTTTCTGGAGTAGTGGAGACAGTTCGGAGGTGCACCTCTGAGGAACACAAGAAAAAAATGCAG ACAACATCTCGTGAAGTGAACTCCAAGATCCGGGCAGAATTTGAGTATCTCCATCAGATTTtgcaagaggaagagagagcTGTGCTGACGGGGCTGGCCAGAGAGGAAGAACAGTGGTTGATGAAGCTGGACGGAGATGCCACACGTCTCAGTATGGCGATAACTGAGCTGAAGAAGAGCATGGAGCACATTCAGCAAAAGCTTGATGAGCTGGGGAACTCGTTGCTGCTGGAG gtgGAAAATGTGTCTGTTAG GCCAGCAGTGCAGGTGAACGAGTTGACCGCCTTTAATGTAGAGCTCCACAAGGACCGGTATGACGGACCCCTGCAGTTTATATTTTGGAGAAGGATGCTGAAATCAATCTGCACAG CTCCTGCTCCTCTGACCTTGGACCCTGAATCGGCTCACCCTAACCTTGTCCTCTCCAAAGACCTGACGGCAGTGACAGAGAGGAAGACACCCCAGTCTGTGCCCAGAAGCACCAGCCGTTTCCTGCAGTGTGTGAACGTGCTGGCGAAGGAGTCCTTTGAGAGTGGAAGACATTACTGGGAGGTGTGGGTGGGCACCAAGACCAAGTGGGACCTGGGAGTGGCAGCGGACTCAGTGGACCGGGCAGCAAGAGTCAAGCTATGCCCCAAGAATGGCTACTGGGCTATACGGCTGCGGGAGAAGTCCCGTTATTGGGCTGCAGCTGCTCCCTGGGTGTGCCTGAATCCTGGGCACTTGGTGAGAAAAGTAGGTGTCCTGCTGGACTGCAGGGCAAGGAAGGTGGCCTTTTATAATGCCGAGGACATGTCCCTTCTCTTCACCTTCCACCAGGCCAGGGCACGCAGGTTCTACCCTTTCTTCAGCACTTGTTTCGGCGATGGTGAGAATGCAGAGCCCATGAGGATCTGCCACCTGAACCTCTAG
- the LOC117041445 gene encoding zinc-binding protein A33-like isoform X3: MAHRSGEQSLREELTCAICYDLFRDPVMLECMHHFCRECIQSYWDRSSKVATCPQCRQKFPTRSFRPQYLVSGVVETVRRCTSEEHKKKMQTHLQEAFQSCQVECEKLMRMKHAAEENICTLLTTSREVNSKIRAEFEYLHQILQEEERAVLTGLAREEEQWLMKLDGDATRLSMAITELKKSMEHIQQKLDELGNSLLLEVENVSVRPAVQVNELTAFNVELHKDRYDGPLQFIFWRRMLKSICTAPAPLTLDPESAHPNLVLSKDLTAVTERKTPQSVPRSTSRFLQCVNVLAKESFESGRHYWEVWVGTKTKWDLGVAADSVDRAARVKLCPKNGYWAIRLREKSRYWAAAAPWVCLNPGHLVRKVGVLLDCRARKVAFYNAEDMSLLFTFHQARARRFYPFFSTCFGDGENAEPMRICHLNL, encoded by the exons ATGGCCCATAGGAGCGGGGAGCAGAGCCTTCGGGAAGAGCTGACCTGTGCCATCTGCTATGATCTGTTTCGAGACCCAGTCATGCTGGAATGCATGCACCATTTTTGCAGGGAGTGCATCCAGAGCTATTGGGATAGGAGCTCAAAAGTTGCCACCTGCCCCCAATGCCGGCAAAAGTTCCCCACCAGGTCCTTCCGTCCCCAGTACCTTGTTTCTGGAGTAGTGGAGACAGTTCGGAGGTGCACCTCTGAGGAACACAAGAAAAAAATGCAG ACACACCTCCAAGAGGCATTTCAGTCTTGCCAGGTGGAGTGTGAGAAGCTGATGAGGATGAAGCATGCAGCTGAAGAGAACATCTGCACCCTGCTG ACAACATCTCGTGAAGTGAACTCCAAGATCCGGGCAGAATTTGAGTATCTCCATCAGATTTtgcaagaggaagagagagcTGTGCTGACGGGGCTGGCCAGAGAGGAAGAACAGTGGTTGATGAAGCTGGACGGAGATGCCACACGTCTCAGTATGGCGATAACTGAGCTGAAGAAGAGCATGGAGCACATTCAGCAAAAGCTTGATGAGCTGGGGAACTCGTTGCTGCTGGAG gtgGAAAATGTGTCTGTTAG GCCAGCAGTGCAGGTGAACGAGTTGACCGCCTTTAATGTAGAGCTCCACAAGGACCGGTATGACGGACCCCTGCAGTTTATATTTTGGAGAAGGATGCTGAAATCAATCTGCACAG CTCCTGCTCCTCTGACCTTGGACCCTGAATCGGCTCACCCTAACCTTGTCCTCTCCAAAGACCTGACGGCAGTGACAGAGAGGAAGACACCCCAGTCTGTGCCCAGAAGCACCAGCCGTTTCCTGCAGTGTGTGAACGTGCTGGCGAAGGAGTCCTTTGAGAGTGGAAGACATTACTGGGAGGTGTGGGTGGGCACCAAGACCAAGTGGGACCTGGGAGTGGCAGCGGACTCAGTGGACCGGGCAGCAAGAGTCAAGCTATGCCCCAAGAATGGCTACTGGGCTATACGGCTGCGGGAGAAGTCCCGTTATTGGGCTGCAGCTGCTCCCTGGGTGTGCCTGAATCCTGGGCACTTGGTGAGAAAAGTAGGTGTCCTGCTGGACTGCAGGGCAAGGAAGGTGGCCTTTTATAATGCCGAGGACATGTCCCTTCTCTTCACCTTCCACCAGGCCAGGGCACGCAGGTTCTACCCTTTCTTCAGCACTTGTTTCGGCGATGGTGAGAATGCAGAGCCCATGAGGATCTGCCACCTGAACCTCTAG